CGCTAGCAGAATAATGCAGTGGAGGGCGAACTATCTTGATGGACTAGAGCAAGACCCCATTGCCCAAAGACGGGGGAAGGCCACCGTGACATCACTCCTACGCAACTCAAAAGCTTTATTTAGTCCGAAGTATGTTAAGCACCTCACTTTTAAGCTACCTCAAAACCCTTTCGATGGACTCGTAATCGGTGGCTCTACGACTCGACAGTACAAGTCTGAGGTCGATTTCATGTCCTTGGCAAACAAGGCGAAAGAAGAGCTGTACGCGGAACTGTCTGATCTTCCGGCTATTGACGATAAACAGATGCGGAAAAGCACGATCGCTCTCAATAAAGCACTATCAAAACGTGAGCAGTTTAAGATAATCTTGCTGTGCTTGGGGTGCGGAATGCGGCGAAGCGAAGCGGATACCCTGCTCTGGACCAACGTCGATTTTAAATCGAATAAAATTCGCGTCGAAGCAACCGAGTATGGGGACGTAAAAGGAGCATCGAGCGAACGCGTGATTGATGTCGATGCAACCGTCGTGGAGCTACTCGCGAAATTTAAAGAAGAGGCCTCCGGTAGCTTTGTGATTGAAAGCAATCGCAAACCAAAACCTTCCGTGAGATACCATTATTATCGATGCGACCATCATTTCAAGCGACTTATCGCTTGGTTGCACACTCAGGGAATCACGCAAAGAAATGCGATCCACGAATTGCGCAAGGAATTTGGTTCGCAGCTCACGGAGCAATTTGGCATCTACGTCGCTTCAAAAGCACTTGGACATTCTGAAGTAACG
This is a stretch of genomic DNA from Cerasicoccus sp. TK19100. It encodes these proteins:
- a CDS encoding tyrosine-type recombinase/integrase, which gives rise to MKSSKGTLDYWYDRIRKNSFKRTDGSTYTSPEYEIYMSVGGKQQRFKLGTGNKEVAAEKALEIYMYNRANGAQATLEKYKQKKTVAVDDPTVGQFLEEIGRLRLIKQTTFTDYSRKFRTVVSGVFRIPADKSRCYHRGEAVKAWRNRVDSIKISDLSASRIMQWRANYLDGLEQDPIAQRRGKATVTSLLRNSKALFSPKYVKHLTFKLPQNPFDGLVIGGSTTRQYKSEVDFMSLANKAKEELYAELSDLPAIDDKQMRKSTIALNKALSKREQFKIILLCLGCGMRRSEADTLLWTNVDFKSNKIRVEATEYGDVKGASSERVIDVDATVVELLAKFKEEASGSFVIESNRKPKPSVRYHYYRCDHHFKRLIAWLHTQGITQRNAIHELRKEFGSQLTEQFGIYVASKALGHSEVTTTARSYLEKKGHKSLAIF